A region of Salvelinus namaycush isolate Seneca chromosome 9, SaNama_1.0, whole genome shotgun sequence DNA encodes the following proteins:
- the LOC120053342 gene encoding receptor-transporting protein 3-like, producing the protein MDLQEWASILQNTIEEHDIEDTWSIEFDNDISPDHPARGWQQYISGAFARFMCSKCKRTWPSKRVLVVFHMRLLEDKGMVKVKRYRQECKRCVQSTMEEPHFKTENIEVLLEKLVEKILVKCYNKDAGEKNMPFHLEGRSDGPHEAAHCEACKHGICRQVTTKET; encoded by the exons ATGGATCTTCAGGAATGGGCCAGCATTCTCCAGAACACGATTGAGGAGCATGACATAGAGGACACCTGGAGCATTGAATTTGATAACGACATCAGTCCTGATCACCCAGCGAGAGGTTGGCAGCAGTACATCAGTGGGGCGTTTGCAAG GTTCATGTGCTCAAAGTGTAAGAGGACCTGGCCTTCGAAAAGAGTTCTGGTGGTGTTTCACATGCGTCTGTTGGAGGACAAGGGGATGGTTAAAGTGAAACGCTACAGACAGGAGTGCAAGAGGTGTGTACAGAGTACAATGGAGGAGCCTCATTTTAAGACAGAGAACATCGAGGTGCTGCTGGAGAAGCTTGTCGAGAAGATCCTCGTCAAGTGCTATAATAAGGACGCAGGCGAAAAGAATATGCCATTCCATTTGGAAGGGAGGAGTGATGGACCCCATGAGGCTGCTCATTGTGAAGCCTGTAAACATGGCATCTGCAGACAGGTGACCACAAAAGAAACATAG